DNA sequence from the Puntigrus tetrazona isolate hp1 chromosome 2, ASM1883169v1, whole genome shotgun sequence genome:
GATATTTGTCACCTGTCACATAACTCCTCGAACAAGCTTCCACTTTACTCCCACAAATCTCTACTatgaccaaaataaataaataaataaaatcacttacCCCAAATTTCACAGACAATGCTTAAGCCcagttctagactaaatgtaaatctgagctttTTTTAACTGTAAGAAACTGACCCTAAAActatcagtgcctttgttttgtctcagaATGCACATCCGCAGAgcttttttctaaggcatgtttctaaaaattacttaaatgtcctaactgaactatggcctaatcctgtcTTAGGCTAAACCCTGTATATGAAATCGGGCCATGTGTTTCATCAATCATAATTTTATTAGTCCATTTCATCATGCGTCTCAGTTGTTAATGGTGTACTGTTCTTTTACTACCGGCAATGCTACActgcattaataaacataacaacAGCTATAGATTACATGCTATTTTGCATAACACTGACCTAGTTTATTACACCTCTTGGGTAAAGGTGAAGCATGTAGACACTCTGGATGAAGTAACTTAGCTTAGAGTATCAATGCAGACCAGATTATGATATGAATACTGATATAGTTTAATGAAGGGTCCTTCCAATCACAATTATCTGTGGCCTACCAATGCAAAAGCTTAAAGAGACAATAAGCCAAGGGTGCAGGTAAGGACACTGCAGCTAACTGAGCTTCTTCATGCAGTCTTTGTTTTAGCTACGCTCGGATTGATGAAGATCCCCAGGAATTATATAACAGGCACAGAATACCATGCTAACACGGCCATAATCCAGATTTACAGCGTAAAAGACGAACAATCTAAGGTCGCTAACAGTGTTACTGAAAATATCTAAAGTCCTTGGCTACACATAAAGTAAACAAAGATTTTAACTAAACCAGTGATCTCAAACTCTGTTCTGGGGACCACTTAGCTCAAGTGATCTGTGAGCTAAGAAATGACATAACTACAGTTgcaaaaattattgttttttcacAGCTATGCATGACAAAAGATATGTGTATGTGCAGTTTTTCCAACTTAGCTAGCAAAGAGCCCATTTAGTTTCATTAGATAAAACTAGTAGTAtagattattttctttcttcattttaaaactagccCTAATCTAGTTGGAATAACATTTATAGTATAAAATCCCCCCAAAATGAGTGTTAGGTAGTCTGACATTCTGATATTACAGTTGTTCATCTCTATTAATAGTTTGAGACTCTCCATGCTAGTTATTAAACCAAGGtttaactctttattttagggtctcttaactagttgctttttAGCATGCACGTTACTAGAATATAGCTATTtgttagtagtaattaagcacatattaatgctttactGTACATGACTTCATTCTAcatctaacctaaccctacccaatatataaaattaacaactaccttactaactattaataagaataaaattagcatttttttgagagaaaagtctaagttaataatgaataaaatgctaCCCACAAAGGCATACTCAGTTGTCGATCACAGTATAGATGCGTTTTACTCACCTTCTGGGTGATTGTCTTTCCAACAGCGATCTCCACAGCGAGACCGAGATCTGAAAGTCGGCACTGGCCTTGGCTATCTAAGAGCACGTTTTCTGGCTTCATGTCACGGTACACAATGTCCATGGCATGCAGGTGGAGGATCCCGGTTGAAATCTGAGCTGTATAATAAATGATCCGCTCCATCTCGATACCCTTCTCACCAATGTTATAGATATGATACTTGAGGTCACCTCCATTCATCAAGCTCATGACCAGACAGAGATGGGTCTTGGTGTCGTAAGCATAGGCCAGGCTGACAATGAACAGGCTGTTGACTTTCTCCAAGATCTTCTTTTCTAGCAGGGCCATTTTCTCGCCATGTTTCTTTTTGAGGCGCTTCTTGCAGAGCTTCTTGCAGGCATACATCTGGCCGGTGTTCTTAACCTGCACTGCGCACACCTGGAAGTGTATATGATTCACAAGTTTGAGAAACTGCACCATGATATGTACTCAGAATTTATAgcaccttttaaaatgtatgctaaTTGAACCTACCTCTCCAAATCCGCCCTTTCCAAGTGTCCTGAATTCATAAAAGTACTTATCACTGATTGGCTGTTTCTCGTACTCTTTCCACTGCAAAAACTTGTCAAATAATTCGCTTGTCTGGTAATCTGTAAACGGCTTGCCTTTTAGGAACTCTTTGGTGGCCTCCTTCACCTGTCCCATCACCTCCTCGAAATCTTTGTCAGTAACCGCTTTGCACTTGGTCGCTACATCTCCAGTCAGGAAAGTGAGGGAACTCTTGGAGCCATCTTTGCAGAACTTATTGATGATGTTCGTACGGGCCTTGTCTTTGGCGGCGGCCTCTGACAGTTCCCAGTCGTTTAGATCATCCATAAATTCTGCAGCGATCTTGAATTCTGGCGCTGCTTGATCCAGATACTGGCGAAACAACTTCTTTCCAATAGGCTGCTTATCGCAGAGGGAATCAAAGTCCTTGTCCAGACTCGAGCGGAGTGCGGCACATTGCTCTGGCTTGGGTAAAGAGAGACTTCGGCGACGTTTCTTCATTTCCTTGTCATCGCCCCCTTGGGCTTTTAGGTAGGCCGTGTTGGCCACCAAGTTATCGAGTCCCCCCATGTCACACATTTTGGCGGCTGCGTCTGGTTAGTCGCCTCCGAGAAATGGAAAGCTCCGAAAGCTCTGCGTTATTAGGCTAGAAGATGCTACTGCCAGTGCTTTTGTGTGCGACTCGCTACGAAGCCAAGGCGCGAATGAGCCACTAAGACACATGCACCTGCAGACCAAGACACACTGACAACCCAGTAATTACTCATTTAGAATTAAATACCTGCAAGGGATTTTCGCTTAAGTATATTTGTGTGGTCTATACTCAGCTACTATTCAAGGAAAGGAACTTATAAGAGGGTTCTCCCACTAAGAAGCTTTAGGGCTGACTATATTTAGGCAGATGCAGAGCGCTAGTAAACGGATGGCCATCGGGCTCTGTTGTCTAAACATAAATGGTGATACGATGAGAGGAGCAAAAATGTGAGAGCTAACAGCTCAGCATGGAGTGTACAAAATGCTGAGGCTAGCAGGATGCACTAAAACTTTCTCCTGTTGTTTATAGGCCATTGGCTAATGTGCTATTGCCACACCAAATACCAAAGAAAGGGACGATCTATTGACACAATCAGTTATatggttttaaatcatttaacttgctgatttaaaatattagcagttgcctatttttaatttagcattgttAACGTAGTCACATACacctttttaacttttaaaacaattgatTCAGAGGGATCTTTAAGAATCTAAAAGTGTGTCAATATGTTCCTGCCACATGCTTTCTGTGTTC
Encoded proteins:
- the grk7a gene encoding rhodopsin kinase grk7a yields the protein MCDMGGLDNLVANTAYLKAQGGDDKEMKKRRRSLSLPKPEQCAALRSSLDKDFDSLCDKQPIGKKLFRQYLDQAAPEFKIAAEFMDDLNDWELSEAAAKDKARTNIINKFCKDGSKSSLTFLTGDVATKCKAVTDKDFEEVMGQVKEATKEFLKGKPFTDYQTSELFDKFLQWKEYEKQPISDKYFYEFRTLGKGGFGEVCAVQVKNTGQMYACKKLCKKRLKKKHGEKMALLEKKILEKVNSLFIVSLAYAYDTKTHLCLVMSLMNGGDLKYHIYNIGEKGIEMERIIYYTAQISTGILHLHAMDIVYRDMKPENVLLDSQGQCRLSDLGLAVEIAVGKTITQKAGTGAYMAPEILTETPYRTSVDWWALGCSIYEMVAGYTPFKGPEAKKEKVEKEEVQRRIINEEPKFEHKNFDAPTIDIIKQFLKKKIDERLGCKNDDPRKHEWFKSINFARLEAGLIDPPWVPKPNVVYAKDTGDIAEFSEIKGIEFDAKDEKFFKEFSTGAVCFAWQKEMIDTGLFDELSDPNRKESSGGLDDDKKSGTCTLL